From the Gemmatimonadota bacterium genome, one window contains:
- a CDS encoding iron ABC transporter permease produces the protein MEAQYKDEAQGRSRHAVIVLGLFFLLLIAFGLSLSLGSVHIPLAGLFGILTGGEVSSEAWAIIVHTIRLPKAITAVLAGAALSVSGLQMQTLFRNPLADPFVLGISAGASLGVAIVVLAVGSVSSALIAGLGFLGDLSLAVAAILGAAAVLGCVLLVSRSVQSVMTLLILGLMFGYATGAFVSVLIYFSVPEQIQSYILWTFGSFGSVTWRQMPVLISAIFVGLLLAFLCIKPLNALLLGENYARSMGLNVKRIRLWILVSASILAGATTAFCGPIAFLGLAVPHLCRSLLHTSDHRVLMPAVTCLGATLALLSDLIAHLPGSQFVLPLNAVTSLIGAPIVIWFILHRKNLSQAFS, from the coding sequence ATGGAGGCTCAATACAAGGATGAAGCGCAGGGGAGATCGCGGCACGCGGTTATTGTGCTGGGGTTATTTTTCCTGCTTCTAATCGCGTTCGGCTTGAGTTTGTCGTTGGGGTCGGTTCATATTCCGTTGGCGGGCTTGTTCGGTATTCTTACGGGCGGAGAAGTATCTTCTGAGGCATGGGCGATTATTGTTCATACGATTCGATTGCCCAAGGCGATTACCGCTGTGCTGGCAGGTGCAGCGCTTTCTGTGAGTGGATTGCAGATGCAAACGCTTTTCCGCAATCCTCTGGCGGACCCTTTTGTGCTGGGTATCAGTGCTGGCGCGAGTCTCGGCGTTGCGATTGTGGTGCTGGCGGTGGGTTCGGTCAGCAGTGCGCTTATCGCGGGGTTGGGCTTTCTGGGCGATTTGAGTTTGGCTGTTGCAGCTATCCTGGGTGCAGCCGCTGTGCTGGGGTGCGTGTTGTTGGTTTCTCGCAGTGTGCAGAGTGTGATGACGTTGCTGATTTTGGGGCTGATGTTTGGGTATGCGACGGGGGCTTTTGTCAGTGTTTTGATTTATTTTAGCGTTCCCGAACAAATTCAGTCGTACATTTTGTGGACTTTTGGCAGTTTTGGGAGTGTGACCTGGCGACAGATGCCCGTGCTCATTTCTGCTATTTTTGTGGGTCTTTTGCTGGCGTTTTTGTGTATTAAGCCGCTCAATGCACTGTTGCTGGGGGAAAATTATGCGCGCAGTATGGGTTTGAATGTCAAGCGTATTCGCTTGTGGATTTTGGTCAGTGCGTCGATTCTGGCGGGCGCGACGACTGCTTTTTGCGGTCCGATTGCGTTTTTGGGTCTGGCTGTGCCGCATCTTTGTCGCAGTCTGTTGCATACGTCGGATCACCGCGTGCTTATGCCTGCGGTCACTTGCCTGGGGGCGACGCTGGCACTGCTATCCGATCTGATCGCCCATTTGCCGGGTAGTCAATTTGTTTTGCCGCTGAATGCGGTGACGTCCCTGATTGGCGCGCCGATTGTGATCTGGTTTATTTTGCATCGCAAGAATTTGAGTCAGGCGTTTTCGTAA
- a CDS encoding transcriptional repressor, whose amino-acid sequence MQRANQQQRAKQQLTVLRALSEADGPLSARELWIRLSGSGERVGLATVYRALQRGVEEGMLESVEGLGRGVRYEPKDREHHHHFLCSTCDHAFDLF is encoded by the coding sequence ATGCAAAGAGCGAATCAACAGCAGAGAGCGAAACAGCAGCTAACCGTCTTGCGAGCCCTTAGCGAAGCGGACGGCCCCCTATCCGCCAGGGAACTGTGGATCCGCCTGAGCGGAAGCGGAGAGCGTGTCGGTCTCGCCACGGTATATCGCGCGCTCCAACGGGGTGTTGAGGAAGGAATGCTGGAGTCGGTCGAGGGGTTGGGCCGCGGCGTTCGGTACGAGCCCAAGGATCGTGAGCATCACCATCACTTTCTTTGCTCGACCTGCGACCACGCGTTCGACCTCTTCG
- a CDS encoding DUF4377 domain-containing protein, with the protein MHPRWFFLFALFLTACIGPLDPNNSEYIEIREVTVGPALARCYGMGEQTCMIVDGSLFYDGIEGFNFEAGYNYHLRIGIYDPYDGEEPPQDAGQYNYRLLEQIEKTPAPSTPTTLSVGPARVKCEQNDDFCLLINGAPYNDIITNFEYEAGYYYTLNANQYSDGRYVLTEIVSKTEVTGTEEEITVGPHRTPCGAVYCNVVNGEAFRSEIVNFQPRHNYSYRLRAERFDMFTSSTTPSSSNIPTYGYRWLETLEQSTNN; encoded by the coding sequence ATGCACCCCAGATGGTTTTTCCTCTTCGCACTGTTCCTTACTGCCTGCATAGGTCCGTTGGACCCGAACAATTCCGAATACATTGAAATACGAGAAGTAACTGTCGGCCCAGCCCTGGCCAGATGCTACGGCATGGGTGAACAGACCTGCATGATCGTTGACGGCTCATTGTTCTACGACGGCATTGAAGGCTTCAACTTTGAAGCGGGCTACAACTATCACCTGCGGATCGGCATATACGACCCCTATGATGGAGAAGAACCCCCGCAGGACGCTGGCCAGTACAATTATCGCCTGCTGGAACAAATAGAAAAAACCCCTGCGCCTTCCACGCCCACAACCCTATCCGTGGGACCAGCGAGGGTAAAATGCGAGCAAAACGACGACTTTTGCCTGCTGATTAACGGTGCGCCCTACAACGACATCATCACCAACTTTGAGTACGAAGCCGGATATTACTATACCCTCAACGCAAACCAGTACAGCGATGGGCGATACGTATTGACTGAAATAGTCTCAAAAACCGAAGTAACGGGCACAGAAGAAGAAATAACCGTAGGCCCCCACAGAACCCCCTGCGGCGCCGTGTACTGCAACGTCGTCAATGGCGAAGCATTCCGCAGTGAAATCGTGAACTTCCAGCCCCGGCACAACTACAGCTACCGTCTGCGAGCCGAACGATTCGACATGTTTACCAGTAGCACAACCCCGTCTTCATCCAACATCCCGACCTACGGCTATCGCTGGTTGGAAACCCTCGAGCAGAGCACCAATAATTGA
- a CDS encoding ABC transporter ATP-binding protein, whose translation MVAILKTQNLAVGYKHGRRPSRVVARDIDVSLHRGEFVCLLGPNGAGKSTLIRTLVGMQPPLDGQVCLMGRDISDMSATEVARVISVVLTDRIGVGIMAVRDLVGLGRYPHTDWIGRFTEEDERVVSWAIRAARAEDLAYRNVAELSDGERQKVMIARALAQEPDLMILDEPTAFLDLPRRAEIMALLQDLAHSTGKAILLSTHDLDLALRCADRIYLLPFEGALQTGAPEDLILNGAFEGAFQSDGVRFDADTGAFKLNGQRGRASVAVSGQGRRAYWTKRALERAGFQVGDAGAEWRVDIGAGDAWCVERGGESREYGSIADLIAALKSERG comes from the coding sequence ATGGTGGCGATTCTCAAAACACAAAATCTCGCTGTGGGTTACAAACACGGCCGACGTCCGTCTCGCGTTGTGGCGCGCGATATAGATGTGTCGCTTCATCGCGGTGAATTTGTGTGTTTGCTCGGTCCCAATGGTGCGGGGAAATCCACGCTTATTCGCACGCTTGTGGGGATGCAGCCGCCACTCGATGGGCAGGTTTGTCTTATGGGGCGGGATATCTCGGATATGTCTGCTACTGAGGTTGCCCGGGTGATTAGCGTGGTGCTTACGGATCGCATTGGTGTTGGTATTATGGCTGTGCGCGATCTGGTCGGTCTGGGGCGATATCCCCATACAGATTGGATCGGACGCTTTACAGAGGAAGATGAACGGGTTGTTTCCTGGGCTATTCGGGCAGCCCGCGCTGAGGATTTGGCATATCGCAATGTGGCAGAACTCAGCGATGGCGAGCGTCAAAAGGTTATGATTGCACGCGCGCTGGCGCAGGAGCCAGATCTTATGATTCTGGATGAGCCTACGGCTTTTCTCGATTTGCCTCGCCGCGCTGAGATTATGGCTTTGTTGCAGGATCTGGCACATTCTACGGGTAAGGCGATTTTGCTTTCAACGCACGATTTGGATCTGGCACTGCGTTGTGCAGACCGCATTTATCTTTTGCCGTTTGAGGGCGCATTGCAGACTGGCGCGCCCGAGGATTTAATTCTCAATGGCGCATTTGAAGGCGCGTTTCAGAGTGATGGCGTGCGTTTTGATGCGGATACGGGTGCGTTTAAGCTCAATGGACAACGCGGTCGCGCCTCAGTTGCTGTTTCGGGACAGGGACGGCGTGCTTATTGGACAAAGCGCGCGCTGGAGAGAGCCGGATTTCAAGTGGGAGATGCGGGGGCTGAGTGGCGCGTCGATATTGGGGCAGGGGATGCCTGGTGTGTTGAGCGCGGTGGAGAGAGCCGGGAATACGGTTCGATTGCCGATTTGATTGCGGCACTGAAAAGTGAGCGCGGATAA